The genomic DNA ATCCGGCGTATCGGCGGTTTATTCGGTGGCGGCAGCGATGTGGAAGTGGAGATACTTGAGGCCACGCGTTACTCCGATGATTCCTACCATACGGTGAGATTGGGGTTCGTGGCCGCGGTGCCTGCATTCGGGTTTTGTACCTATCGGATTGTTAAAAACGGCCTTAAACCCCCCTCCGGTTCCCGGTTGAGAAACCGGGGCAACAGCATCCAGAATCAGTTTTTCCGTTTGGAGATTGACCCGGGCAACGGCTTGCTGGATCTGTATATGGACGGCAAACACCTGTGTTTCGGCAATGAGTTGGTGGTAGAGGAGGAAACCGGCGACCTGTACTATCACCGGCAAAATATGGCCGGTGATATCCGGACTGAAAGTGAGGCGGGAGTGACTTTCGGCCGCTTTCGCATGAAGCACTTTGAAATTGAAAAAACGCCGTTACGGCGGGTGGTACGGATGGAGAGCGACTACTATTCTCTCATCTGGCCGTATCGGCTTCAGGATAAACTGCGGCCGGTTTTGTGGCGACACAGTTATTTGTCGGTATCAAAAACAATCGTTGTTTATCATGACATTCCCCGCATAGATTGCGTAATCCGCATTGATAATCGCCATCCTCAGATGCAGCTCCGGTTGAAATTTGCCACCGATATCAAATCGCCGCAGTATACTTCCGAAATCCAGTTCGGTGCCGTGAGCCGCCCGGTTAACCAATCCAAAGACACCGGCACCGGTGATGAGGTAGAGAAGCCGTCAGGTATTTTTCCGGCCCAGAACTGGGTGGATTATTCCGATGATGAACGGGGTCTCACGCTGGTCAACAAGGGCTTGCCATCACATGAGGTGTGCGACGGAGCGATCTATACCACCTTATTACGCAGCATCCTGATGCTGTCTTCCGACGGTATCACCGGACCTGCTGTGCCGACGCCGGATGCCCAGGAGTTCAAAAAATATACTTACGAATACTCCCTATTCCCCCACCACGGGGACTGGAAAACAGCCCGGTCTTATCAGGTCGGCCATGAGGTAAACACTGGTCTCTCCGCCTTTCAACTCCACCTCAGTCCGCGGCGGCGCAAGGTATTTCCGGAGGCCTTTTCCTTTATTGAAGCCTCACCCGGCAACATTATTCTCTCGGCGTGTAAGCGGGCAGAAGACGGCAGCGGTATTATCCTGAGGCTTTATGAGGCGGGTGGTGAAGAAACCGCGGCGGTGGTGCGGTTTTTCAGTCCGGTAAGCGCCGGGACAGTTACGCCGGCCGATGACAACGGGTTGATCCGGCATCCGTCAGGGGTGAAACTGGTTAATCTCCTGGAAGAGGAAATAGAAGATCTTGGTCACGACGCGGGCTCCATCAATCTGGAGTTCAAACCATTTGAAATCGTCAGTTTGAAGATAATCTTTTAGTCATTTCGGTAAAAAACTTAGTCTGCCGGCACGGGCAGCACATGGCGGCCGGTTCAGCCGCTGCCGGCCCCGGCGCTGCAAGCGAAGCAGTGACCGGCAAAGTTTATGGTGCGGTTTATCAGTCGGTCATAATCAAACTCAAAAATCGTCTGCGATGTATCCGGGTTCAAACCTCGGTCCAACGCCAGGTTGAAATCACAGTCGTATAGCCGGCCGTCCGGGCCGACGCTGACCAGTGTTCTGCAGGTGGCGGCTTTGATGGCCGTTTCATCTGAAGCCTGGATCAACCCGTTCATATATTCATCGTAACCGCCGGTTCGCTGCAAATCCGTGGCGTAGCGTCCCGCCGGAATATTGGTTACCGTCAGCAAGTCATTAAATTTAATGCCGTACTCTCCCAATACTTCGTGAAATCGGCTTTCCAGGAGGACGCG from Dehalogenimonas sp. W includes the following:
- a CDS encoding glycoside hydrolase family 38 C-terminal domain-containing protein, whose translation is MKTIYLVPHSHYDAVWAFTKEDYFFINIEKILKPAIDMMADPGYRFLIEQTALLEEIEHRNPSLFADISQYVATGQIEIAGGEYLMSDTMLPGGETLVRQILFGKNYVREKLGVATPVMWGADAFGFNAQMPQIYLKAGFRYFAFRRGADRPAPTEFWWQGLDGSRILTHWMPLGYRAGLFLDELDDSYQKLAPVAATEHILMPSGSGSIPPQPETAAAVRRWNRRHKDARMVVSRARDFFQALEKSADGLEIRTGEQYSGHYSRVFPHCTSSRMWLKQQQRHYEHRILASEKWVTMGWLLGVPYPVDAFRDSWKKVLWGAFHDVAPGTGMDEGYEEAHHNYDYLNSHLTQVLSSFLELVQDNLAAPADIIVFNPLSWPVRNWVEVELGFDRGVIRRIGGLFGGGSDVEVEILEATRYSDDSYHTVRLGFVAAVPAFGFCTYRIVKNGLKPPSGSRLRNRGNSIQNQFFRLEIDPGNGLLDLYMDGKHLCFGNELVVEEETGDLYYHRQNMAGDIRTESEAGVTFGRFRMKHFEIEKTPLRRVVRMESDYYSLIWPYRLQDKLRPVLWRHSYLSVSKTIVVYHDIPRIDCVIRIDNRHPQMQLRLKFATDIKSPQYTSEIQFGAVSRPVNQSKDTGTGDEVEKPSGIFPAQNWVDYSDDERGLTLVNKGLPSHEVCDGAIYTTLLRSILMLSSDGITGPAVPTPDAQEFKKYTYEYSLFPHHGDWKTARSYQVGHEVNTGLSAFQLHLSPRRRKVFPEAFSFIEASPGNIILSACKRAEDGSGIILRLYEAGGEETAAVVRFFSPVSAGTVTPADDNGLIRHPSGVKLVNLLEEEIEDLGHDAGSINLEFKPFEIVSLKIIF